The DNA segment TGTAGTTTTATACATATAAATGACAATTTTAATGTAACAGTTTTGATATTACATGAAGGTGCCGTAATGATTCAGAGGTTAGTGGTGCTGCTTCACAGCCCCTTAGACTTCCTACCTGTGTGGAACATTAATTTTGTCCCCATATCTTGAAGATTTTTCTATAGGGTTAGTACCCAGAACACTGGAATGGGAAAACTGagcttagaaaaataaaaacgtaTTGATAGCTTGACAGATAATACATTGCATACAGAGATATGTTtacttgtaatttttgtttttttccaggtcTGTTTCAAATGGATTCATTACTGGTTTCAAGTCTGTCAGCAAATTCAAATTACAGCACTGTtactcaactttatttttttggttttgatgaaatTAAACAGTACCCTCAACTAATTgggattttattttgtattatgtatatattaagTGTAAGTGGCAACATTTTTGTCTGCtatgtaattaaaaaagaagaaagcttaCATTCTccaatgtatattattatttctaatcTTGCATTATCTGATATTGTGTACAGCACagtcataattccaaaaattataGAGATGTACTTgcttaataattttataatagGTCTCAAAGCATGTATGGCTCAGATGAGCTGTTTACATTTTATCGGTACAGTTGACAGTTTACTTTTGTTACTAATGGCTTTAGATCGCTATGTCTCAATATGTAATCCTTTGAGGTATTCAAGCATCATAACTCAGAATGTGGCAAGTTTAATGTGTTCAGCATGCTGGATTCTCCCAATAGCTGTGCCAGTTGTTCTCCTCTTTTATTCTGTTACCCTCCCATATTGTGGTCCTAATAAGATACAACATTTATATTGTGAATTTGGCTTGTTGATAAGATTAGCGTGCACAAATACAAGTTTCAATATGTATGTTGGGGTAACTTTTGGATGTACTGTTTTACTTAGTTGTTTTGTGCTTATTAGTCTCTCATATTTGCAGATAATAgtcaccatttttaaaattacagaatCAGGGGGTAGAATGAAAGCATTTTATACGTGCAGTACAcaacttatagt comes from the Erpetoichthys calabaricus chromosome 4, fErpCal1.3, whole genome shotgun sequence genome and includes:
- the LOC127527510 gene encoding olfactory receptor 6N1-like: MDSLLVSSLSANSNYSTVTQLYFFGFDEIKQYPQLIGILFCIMYILSVSGNIFVCYVIKKEESLHSPMYIIISNLALSDIVYSTVIIPKIIEMYLLNNFIIGLKACMAQMSCLHFIGTVDSLLLLLMALDRYVSICNPLRYSSIITQNVASLMCSACWILPIAVPVVLLFYSVTLPYCGPNKIQHLYCEFGLLIRLACTNTSFNMYVGVTFGCTVLLSCFVLISLSYLQIIVTIFKITESGGRMKAFYTCSTQLIVISIFMIPRVFAYITLLIGFYLPLEVRILLGAVYSILPPLVHPIIYSLRTKEIKDFIVKRLKSKRQISLAVCICLK